GTGAGTTAAAGAAAAAAAGCATTTATAAATTCCGGCATGGTTAAGATATTAATATACACAATTCTTATAAAGACACTTACCAAAAGTTGCCGAGCGAAATGTGGTCCAACCATCAATGAAGCTCCGGTTGCCGGAAATAATGGTGGCATCGATTCCATCCCCGACCATCATAATGTTCCACCTCTTCTTCTTAATCTCCACATTTTCATAATAAGTTCCTTTCTTGATATATATCACGTAACGTTGCATGCTATACTCCGGCACTGCTAAAACAGCGTCCATGATCTTTGTGAAGTTACCGGTGCCGTCGGCGGCGACCACGGCGTCCGCCGCCACCCCATTTGCTTGGACAAGCTTTCTGTCTCTGGGCTTGATCCATGACGGGAAATGGGCCTTGTTGACCTTTTTGGGCTTGAAATTAGTCGTTGGATCCACTTGGGTCAGAAGATCTTGAACCAGAGAGGTGATTTGGTTAAGACCACCAGTGACTAGTCCTTTCACTATGCTGTTTGTGCCTTCGAATCCGTCACTGCAAGTGTCCTGGTTAATAAGAGCCGCACTCAACCATGTTCTTAGATCAGAACTTAGATTCCCCGTGCTATTATGTTTGCCTGTAAAAAAACAACGGCTACAAGTTaaaaacatttttaaattaaaagaaaagggTTTTTGTCTATATGCGAAAAAAACAAAGTACCAAACAGGGGAAGAAAAATAAAGCTGAACTAAGAAACTTCGTTTGAGATTATGGGGATTAGTGAAGTGACTATATATTCTATTATTTTCTTGTAAGACTTTGTGAGAAAAATACCTTTAGGATTTTGAGTAGCAGAGACGGTCCAACTGAGTTGCTCAGCAGAGGAGTCGAGCAAATCTAGGCAATCAGAGACGGCATTCGAAACGCGAAAATCTCCAAGGAAATTTCCAAACTGAGAGAAAATAGAAGTGACTTGTTGTATGACATCAACGATGGTCTTGACTGAGCTGGTGAACTCGTAACTGGAGACTTTCAAGCATTCGGGCTTTAAAAAATCTGCTGCACTATTGGAACTAACCACAACAAACGAACTAGAAAACAACACATACAACAAAACTATTACTCCCAACAACGGGCGACCATCGTCAGCCATATTGAGAAATAACTTGATGAATATTTATGATCTTATATTTTTGCTGATCAGCTCATATAAGATTGGCAAGTATGACTAGCTTATACTAGTAATGAAGACCAAAATGGAGATGGGTTATTTTTATAATGTGGGGAAAGTGAGTGGCAAATGGCAAAGGTTAGAATGGGAGTGTAGGTTGTATTTAAGGGGAAAAAATTAGAAAAGGGAAAGAGGGCAAGAGTGAGAGGTTGAAGGTAATTAGTTGGGCAGGTGAAGCAATTTAAGAGGGTTGTGTGTGTGTGGGTCTCTATTATATATAGTAATAGTATAGTGATAATTGCTCAACTCCATGTGTCGGCGGTCAGATGTCGTGATCTCTCTATTAGACATCATAATGGTGTTATCTATGCACCCCCCGATTTCTAATTCCACATGCAATTGTAAGCTCGAATCCATTTTCTTTTGCTTATGATATTGTTTACGAATTTAATTTTAGACCCACAtaatttgtatttaaaaaaaaaaaaaaaaagaatgatagGGAGAGTTCAATATTTGGACCAAATGTACGTTGTAGAAAGTTATGTAATTTATGAGAATGCTGACCCGGCAGAATCTTACTTACTTTGATGCTTTTAAAATTTGGTTAATATGGGATGGTGTATAACTAGTCACTAGTCAGTGTAGTTTTATTTCTTAATTAGCTAGAAATCTTAATTCTTAAGAAAGTTAACATTGTGAACATACTGACGTGAAATTTTATATATACCACTATTTTTTTAATTGGATGAAAAAGTTAAAATGATAGGCATATATCTATTGCTAAAAAGTATTATTGGTGTCTAATATCACAAAAAATTAGTATATGGTTGTTGGTATAATTTAATATTGGGTCAcacattttaaattattaatcaaTATTTGGTATTGCTAATTAATCATAGAGTGTCAACTCATATAGTGTTGTACACCTAAAAACGTTAAATAGTAATACTACGAGGGTGTTTGGTATAAGGTTTGAGTTTGTGGAATTAGAGTTAGAGGGAATTTAGATTAAGAGAATGTGAAACTCAAGTGTTTAAAGGGGTGAAGATTACCctcaaatcaagctaaaaaataTGACTCACTTGGAAACATAAACCCCTAAgggggtgtttgttttgagtagttgagttgcctTGGAAAGTGTggagggacttaggatggagataatattaaactcttgtgtacaaaagAGTTCATTTTAACCTTAAAATACATGTGAGCCtacacaaattattaactttatctccttaaaatttgaaccaaacataagaatggatttagattctcattctcacatctactttaccccataccaaacaccccccagttattaaaaataaatttactaaacATGAGTTAGATTTAACATTATCATTCCTACTAAATCAAAACCCCGTACCAAACACCCCAAGTACAAATTTTGAAAgtaatgtttatgatttcttcaAAAATTGTGTAGTTGATCCCCtaatttcttttttccttttggcCCTTGAAATAAATTCTTGATTCCAGCCTTACCAGTAATAAACTATACATGAAATTTCATCccatatcatattaattaaacaacTTAAGTTACCTTGTTGATTTTTATTAAACTTCTATGTTGTTTGTCACGATTTATACGTATGAAATGAACCAAAATTTTGTGACTCTCTTCCCCATTATTTCGAAAGAATACAATTTGATTGAATACATAATTAATGAGGGCCAACCACATTTTGATCCCATATACGGATAATCCATGGCCGAGATCGGTGGTACTTGAATTATACAAAAGAATAAACGGGTCCATTTCACTGTGGATTAGGTCGACCCATATGGCCATATGCATGTCATGATCGATCTGAATCACTTTCGACCAAGAACAAAGAATATTGCATCACCCATGCACATTGTCTCCATATCAacctttttttttaactttttttttctttcttaatgaTATCTTTCTTGTGAAGGCCAATCTGATATAAATTTCTATATAACGATTCGTATTCAATTTAATTTACATTCTTTCTGTATGCGCATGTATCACTAACACTATTCTCTCGTTATTTTTCCGTAGcaagattttacattaattttataGATTCACAAAATTGCTTCACCTTAACATTAAATATACATAGCTTTAATAATGAAGTTCTAAACTTGAAAAAAGAAGTGCAAACATTAATTAGTACGAATAAAACAGCTTGACCTATTTTGgcttttattcattaaatttatgAAGAAGATATTGTTTTGTCATACAACTTTAATAAGCAAGAGTTAAGTGAAGATTTAAACTAACGAGAAAAAAGAAGATCGACCAGTACTAAACTAatgatgatatttatttattctgAAGTATACATCGTAACTTATAATACAATTTAAAGTTGCGAGTTGTTGAAgcaatacatttatatatatatatatatacatatacatataggATATAATTAACATGTGcatttctttaattttatttatagaatttattaattatttttattagatttatactgtcatataaatttcaaataaatatcatattttaattaaataatttatttatttttgtttaagtttatgtttgttatagtttttgaatttggaagtgacaacaatagattatatattatatgtttaatgtaatattaaatattatatgtgaattttaaatttaagtttcttgctagttttttttaaaaaatatatatatattttggctaattgacagtagattatattatatgtttaatatgatattattctaataagtgagcttgagtttaattaaattttatttaagttataaaatgtatgattttattatttttaaataattatcattgtaaaatatctcaaaaatatcatattttaatttgtttaattatttattatttctaaataattatcattacaaaatatctaaaaaatatcctattttaatttgtttaattattgattatttttaaataattatcattgtaaaatatctaaaaaatatcatattttaatttttttaattatttattttattttatttaaatttaaataatgtttataaactaccattaaatataagaatattctattaaatataagaatatttcgttaaagttaacattaaaaaataaaaaaactgttaaaaccaagaatttccgttatctgcacattttttatatagaagagatatgcgCAGTAAAAGCACATGCATGCTgctttttgttaattttaactaCTGCaaacatttatttcttttgggaAATTTTACTATTGATGTATTAAATGGGTCTCATAATAAAAATACCATATCCACTATATACATGTCAATTTGATCATAGTATCTTCCTTAGTTTCAAAAATACTATTGTCATTTGTTTCTCACTTTCTCTTTCTACTCTTTTGGACGCTCTCTATTCTCTCCTTCACTCTCTCGGTCCTGAaaccaaaaccccaaaaatctCTCACTCTCCTTTCGCATTCACTGTCGGAACTCAAGGGAATCTGTGTGCATTGTCTTCCATGATCACGACCGCACATCAGTGGCAAGAAATATCGA
This genomic interval from Humulus lupulus chromosome 8, drHumLupu1.1, whole genome shotgun sequence contains the following:
- the LOC133797368 gene encoding pectinesterase/pectinesterase inhibitor PPE8B; amino-acid sequence: MADDGRPLLGVIVLLYVLFSSSFVVVSSNSAADFLKPECLKVSSYEFTSSVKTIVDVIQQVTSIFSQFGNFLGDFRVSNAVSDCLDLLDSSAEQLSWTVSATQNPKGKHNSTGNLSSDLRTWLSAALINQDTCSDGFEGTNSIVKGLVTGGLNQITSLVQDLLTQVDPTTNFKPKKVNKAHFPSWIKPRDRKLVQANGVAADAVVAADGTGNFTKIMDAVLAVPEYSMQRYVIYIKKGTYYENVEIKKKRWNIMMVGDGIDATIISGNRSFIDGWTTFRSATFAVSGRGFIARDITFENTAGPQKHQAVALRSDSDLSVFYRCRFRGYQDTLYTHTMRQFFRECEISGTVDFIFGDATAVFQNCRILAKRGLPNQKNTITAQGRKDPNEPTGFSIQFSNISADSDLVGFANSTYTYLGRPWKLYSRTVILQCYISDVLRPQGWLEWNGDFALDTLFYGEFMNYGPGAGLGSRVKWPGYRTFNDSSQVHNYTVAQFIEGNLWLPSTGVKYNAGLQS